ATATATTGTAATTACTCGATTTAGATGGACATAATTGAAGGTGATGCAAGTTGCACTAGTTTGCAGGGGTGTACGACGGCATTGTAGTCTATTATGCTAAATAAGAAGTACCCTAAGGTACAGACACAATCAAAATATGAGACACACCTCATCAAATGTGTAGTGGCGTCTTCACCTCTACAAACTACAACAGCGAAACTAAATATTGTAAATTGATAACACcccgaaaacaaaacatgtataatacataattattttttcataCAGCTCTTATATTAGATCTCAAACCCAAATTGCCTACTTGTGGTTGGACTGTATTCTGCTTCTTTTACTTTCAAAATTGGGTTCTCCTCGCACGTCTTGCCTTCGCCCGAGCATGGATTAGGACACGCGCCCAAAGCACAGTGCTGATATGTGAAAAATGTGTACGCGTCATATTTTTATGACTTTCTGTCATGAGCCTGCATTATGAGCAGGAAGTGATTAGCAGTGAAGAGCACACATTCTGTGTTTATTAAGCCTGTTGAGTAATGGGCTCAAAGCCATAGCTGCTGACTGTGccaatcaaacacacacacacacacacacacacacacacacacacacacacacacacacaggatcaCTGACATTAGGCTGATGTGCGCAAAATCTaaagtccacaaaaaaaaaaatcacatgtaaATCTCTCTAGAATttgcctgcaaaaaaaattgaaaacctCATCATCTGAGATACAGTACTGTTAAATAATAGTGTTCTTTTTTGGAAACAGAAGGAATGTAAATTCACCTGCTAGATATATCTATTACAAAATGTTCTGCTAATTCGTTGTTTGCGGCAGCCATGCACAGGTGGTTAAAATTGCGGGCTATAACTAAAGGGATGCTTGATGCGGTTGCTATGTTGTTTTCTTACTTCAGTTATaatttgatgatgaaaaaaatgcttttagtaACTTCATCAGTTCTTATTTGATTACCGGTACTAAAAGATGCTTTTAGTGTTAATCTCGGTTTTCTTGCGGTTTTTCAACGTTCTTCTATATTTGTCTCCTTTAGGTGTCCGTCTTGGGacaagaaaaggaaaacatCTGAGGTTGAGAGCCAATGTTCTTGAGGATTCTGTCCGCACAGAGTTGATTTTGGATTAGAAGAAGGCATTCATGAGGATTGCTGGCCACAAAGGAGACTAATGCTGAAGATTCCCTTCAAGCCTTTACTTTGACGACTGCCTCTCATCTAATCGTTGTTTGAGCAGAGAGCAGACAGCATGACGCTGGGTTGCCTGCCTTGGCCTCCTCTACTTTGGTTGAGCATGGCCTTACTTCTAGCCTCTCAGTGGCCCGTACAAGCCACAGACTGTCctcatttgtgtgtatgtgagatCCGACCTTGGTTTACCCCCCAGTCAACCTACAAAGAGGCGACAACTGTGGACTGCAATGACCTGAGGCTGACACGCATCCCAATCAACCTTTCGACAGACACGCAAGTGTTACTGCTCCAAAGTAACGCCATCTCTCACACTGGGGGTGAGCTGGAGGCCCTGCAAAACCTGACAGAGTTGGACCTGTCCCAGAACAACTTCAGCTCTGTGGAAGCTGTCGGCCTCAAAAGCATGAACCATCTTACCACCTTGCATCTGGAGGAGAACCAGATCAGTGAGCTGCAGGACAACTGTCTGGGAAATCTCTCGAGCTTGCAGGAGCTCTACATTAACCATAACCTCATAAACTCCATCTCCTCTCGGGCATTTGCCGGTCTGCACAATCTGTTGCGCTTGCACCTAAACTCCAATAAGCTTCATGTCATTGACAGCCGCTGGTTTGCAGAAACTTCTAACCTGGAGATCCTCATGATTGGTGAAAACCCAGTCATTGGTCTTTTGGACATGAATTTCAAGCCTCTCGGAAGTTTGAGGAGTTTGGTTCTGGCTGGCATGGATCTTATTGATGTTCCTCCCAATGCATTTGTAGGCTTGGACAACCTGGAGAGTATATCTTTCTATGACAACAAACTGGTCAGAATCCCTCAACTGGCGCTCGAGAAAATGcccaatttgaaatttttggaTTTAAACAAAAATCCAGTTCGCAAAATCCAGGAAGGAGACTTCAGAAACATGTTTCATCTAAAAGAATTGGGAATCAACAACATGATGGAGTTAGTGTCGATTGATCGCTACGCTCTGGACAACCTCCCAGAACTGACCAAGTTAGAGGCCACAAACAACCCCAAGCTGTCTTACATCCACCGCCTGGCCTTCAGGGACATGCCTTCCCTGGAGAGCTTGATGCTCAACAATAACGCTCTCACTGCTCTTTACCAGCATTCGGTAGAGGCCTTGCCGAACCTTCGTGAGATCAGTCTGCACAGCAATCCGTTGCGTTGTGACTGTGTTATTCAATGGATGAGTTCCAACAAGACATCCGTACGCTTCATG
The DNA window shown above is from Hippocampus zosterae strain Florida chromosome 9, ASM2543408v3, whole genome shotgun sequence and carries:
- the lrrn1 gene encoding leucine-rich repeat neuronal protein 1: MTLGCLPWPPLLWLSMALLLASQWPVQATDCPHLCVCEIRPWFTPQSTYKEATTVDCNDLRLTRIPINLSTDTQVLLLQSNAISHTGGELEALQNLTELDLSQNNFSSVEAVGLKSMNHLTTLHLEENQISELQDNCLGNLSSLQELYINHNLINSISSRAFAGLHNLLRLHLNSNKLHVIDSRWFAETSNLEILMIGENPVIGLLDMNFKPLGSLRSLVLAGMDLIDVPPNAFVGLDNLESISFYDNKLVRIPQLALEKMPNLKFLDLNKNPVRKIQEGDFRNMFHLKELGINNMMELVSIDRYALDNLPELTKLEATNNPKLSYIHRLAFRDMPSLESLMLNNNALTALYQHSVEALPNLREISLHSNPLRCDCVIQWMSSNKTSVRFMEPLAMLCTSPPELRGQHVRELRLLENSEQCIPLICQDTFPAHLNLNLGTSVSLDCRAMAEPEPEIYWVTPLGSKISTDTVSEHHHLSSEGTLWLSHVQVEDSGHYTCVAQNVEGADTRVTSIRVNGTMLDSAQVMRIYVKQTESHSILVSWRVNSNVMSSNIKWASATMKIDNPHITYTARVPVDVHEYNLTHLQPATEYEVCLTVSNVHLQTHKSCVNVTTRSTTFALNLSEQHPSAAVLAVMATALAFLSLATVGIYTARRWKRKNYHHSLKKYMLKTSSIPLNELYPPLINLWEADAEKDKDGSAEGKPSPVDTTRSYYMW